The Afifella aestuarii DNA segment AGGAGGTGGTGCGGCTCACGCTCGAATTCTACAAACGCAACTATATCGAAGGCCTCTTCCTCTCCTCCGGCATTGCGCGCTCGCCCGACCGGACGATGGAGGAGATGATGCGGGTGGCGAAGACGCTCCGGCGCGTCCACGGCTTTCGGGGCTATATCCATCTCAAGGCCATTCCGGAGGCGAGCCCGTGGCTGATCGAGGAGGCGGGGCGGTACGCTGACCGGTTGTCGATCAATCTGGAGCTTGCGAGCGGGGCGAGCCTGAAAGCGCTCGCGCCGGAAAAGAACGACCGGACGATCACCGAGGCGATGGGGCAGATGCATGAGCGCATCTTGGAGGCGCGCGACGAGCGACGGCGTTTCTCGCCCGCCGGGCAGAGCACGCAGGTGATCGTCGGGGCGGATGATGTGAAGGATGCCGCGATCATTCGCGCGAGCGCCAGGCTCTATGACGATTACGCGTTGAAGCGGGTCTATTATTCCGCCTTCAGCCCGATCCCCGAGGCGAGCCTGCTTCTGCCGGCGAAGGCGCCGCCGCTTCGCCGGGAAAACCGGCTTTATCAGGCGGACTGGCTGATGCGGTTTTACGGGTTTTCGGCCGACGAGGTCGCGGAAAGCGGCGAGGACGGCATGCTGGCGCTCGATGTCGATCCGAAGCTTGCCTGGGCGCTGAAGCATCGCGAGCGCTTTCCCGTCGACGTCAATCGCGCGGAGCGGGAGATGCTTTTGCGGGTGCCGGGGCTCGGGCAGAGGGCCGTGGAGCGTATTCTCACCTCGCGCCGGCACCAGAAGCTGCGACTTCCAGATCTCGCGCGGCTGACGGCGGGCCTGAAACGGGCGCTGCCGTTTCTCGTCACGCCGGACCACCGGCCCGTCTCCCTCATCGACCGGCTCGATCTGCGGCAAAGGCTCGCCGAGCCGGCCCAGCAAATGAGCCTGTTCTGATGAGCCGCGTGCGCATCGATATGAAGGCGGGGGCGGATCTCGACGGTTTTCGCCGGGCGCTGCGCATCTTCGTGCGCGACCGGGTCGCGCCGGACGATGTCGTCTTCGCGGCGGAGGGTGTGCAGGATCTCTTCGGCGCGCCGCTTGCCGGAGAGGCGCCGCCGGTCGTCTTGCCGCGCGCCGTGACACGGCTCATCGCCGATGTCGTCTGTCACCGCGACCACGAGCGCTATGGGCTTCTCTACCGGCTCGTGTGGAGAATTCTGAAGGGCGAGCGCGGGCTCCTCGAGGTGGCGAGCGATCCGCTCGTCTACCGTCTTGCGCGCATGCAGCAGGAGGTGCGGCGCGACATCCATCATATGCATGGCTTTCTGCGCTTTCGCCGTGTGGTGACGGAGGGAGGCGTGACGGAGGGCGAGACTGAGAGCTCTGGCATCGAGGAAAAAGAACGCTTCGTCGCCTATTTCGAGCCGGTGCATTTCACCTTGGCTGCGGCCGCGCCTTTTTTCGCCGAGCGTTTCGCCAATATGGCCTGGTCGATCCTGACGCCCGACGGCTCGCTCCACTGGGACGGCAAAAAGCTGGTCGAAGGGCCGCCGGCGCGCCGCGACCCGGCCGCTGCCGGCGACGGTTTCGAAGAGGGGTGGCGGACCTATTATGCGGCGACGTTCAACCCGGCGCGGGCCAATCCCAAATTGATGGCGCAGCATATGCCGCGGCGCTACTGGGCCGACATGCCGGAGGTGGCGGCGATCCCGGAACTCGTCAGCTTCGCGCCGGTGCGGGTGCGCGAGATGATCGCGCGCGAGGCGGCCGCGTCGCCCAAGCGCGCGCCGGAGAAGGCGCTCCAGAAAATGCGTGAGGGTCGTCCGAAGAGCCTGCAAGACCTCAACGCGCTGATCGCTGCCTCGGAACCGCTGGTGTCAGGGGCGGTGCCGGGAGCGACGCGTGCGGTGCTCGGCGAGGGCCCTCTAGATGCCGACATCGTCTTTGTCGGCGAGCAGCCGGGCGATCAGGAGGATCGTCAGGGAAGGCCATTTGTCGGGCCGGCCGGCCAGCTTCTTGATCGGGCGATGGCGGAGGCCGGCATCGACCGCGGCTCGGTTTATCTCACCAATGCCGTGAAGCACTTCAAGTTCGAGATGCGCGGCAAGCGGCGCATCCACCAGAAGCCCACCTTGTCGGAGGTGAAGCATTATCGCTGGTGGCTGATGGCGGAGCTTGAATTTTTGTCGCCGCGCCTCGTCGTGACGCTCGGCGGGACGGCGGCGCTGGCGCTTTCGGGGCGACAGGTTTCCGTGACGAAGATGCGCGGCCGGCAGGAGTTTCCGCCTTTTGCCGGCTTCCTCACCGTGCATCCATCCTATCTTCTGCGACTGCCGGATGCGGAGGCCAAGGCGAGTGCTTACTGTGCCTTCGTCGACGATCTTCGGCAGGTGCGCGAGATTGCGGGCGAGAGACTGAAGGCGGCCTGAAGAGCCGATTTGAGGAGCCGGCCTGGGGCGGCTGTCTGCTGCGGCTGCCGGTGGAAGGGCTCAGAGATAGGGCAGGCCGTGGGCGATCAGCGGTGCGACGAGGACGTTCAAAAGGCCGACGAGCACCATGACGAGGCCGGCGACGGAGCCTTCCTCGTGGCCGATCTCGTGGGCCTTGGCGGTGCCGCTCGCATGAGCTGCGACGCCGAAGAGGGCGCCGCGGGCAAGAGCCGATTTGACCGGCAGGATGGTCAGCATCAACTCGCCGAGGATGGCGCCGAAGACGCCGGTCAGGACGACGAAGACGGCGGTGAGGTCGGGGGCGCCGCCAATGTCGGAGGAGACCACCATGGCGAAGGGTGTCGAAACGGAGCGCGGTAGAAGGCTGAGGCGCAGGGCGTCGTCGAGACCGACGAGGCTTGCAAAGGTCCAGCCGGAGAGAATGGCCGTGGTGGTGCCCGCCAGCATGCCGACGAAGAGGACCGGCCAGTGGCGCGCGATCAGGGTGCGCTGCTCGTAGATCGGCACGGCGAAGGCGACCATGGCCGGGCCGAGCAGGCTGACGAGCCAGCCGGTGGAGCGGATATAATCGCGGTAGGTCTCGTCGGCGGTGACGACGATCAGGATGAGAAGCGCCGGGGTGATCGCGAGCGGCATCAAAAAGGGCTGCCGCCAGCGCAGATAGATGCGCTTTGCCAGAAAATAGGTGCCGATCGTCAGAGCCGACCAGAAGAGGCCGTGGAGCAGGATTTCACTCGAAGAGGGCATGGCGGTCCTCCGCGGCCAGGCGACGGCGATAATAGAGGTCCGCCGTCAGCGCCGTGACCGCCATGACGGAGGCGGTGCCTGCCAGGATGACGAACAGGATCTTGAGGCCGAGCAGGCCGACGAATTCGCGGTGATCGACGACGGCGAGGACGGCCGGCACGAAGAACAGGATCATCTCCGCCAGAAACCATTGGGCGCCGCGGCGCATGCTGAAAAGGCTGAGGCGGCCGGAGATCAAAAGGGCGAGGACGAGCGCCATGCCGATGATGCCGCCGGGCACCGGAAGCCCCGAAAGGCGCACGATCGTTTCCCCGATGCCCCAGAACACGAAGATCGCCGCGATCTGGGCGAGGCGGCTGTTGTGAAGGCTGCGGCGGAAGCGAAGCGCGAGGCTGCGGGGGGTCATCGGAATCTCCTGGAAGGAGCGGCATATAGTTGCAGCTGATCAATCGACAAAATGAATTGACTGAATGGACTTCATTCCATATCGGAATGTTATGGAATTTCGCAATCTGCGGGCCTTCGTCGAAGTGGTCCGCCAAGGCGGTTTCACGCCCGCCGCGAAGGCGCTTTTCGCCACGCAATCGACGATCTCAAAGGCCGTGCGGCAGCTCGAAGACGAGATCGGCCTGCCGCTTCTCGACCGCATCGGTCATCGCAGCCACCTGACCGCACCGGGCGAGGTGGTCTATCGAAGAGCCGTGAAGCTTCTGGCGGAACGTGCAGATCTCGCGCGCGAGCTCGACGAGATCCGCGGCCTGAAGCAGGGGTCTCTCTCGCTCGGTCTGCCGCCCGTGGCGAGCAGCGCGTTGTTTGCGCCGCTCTTCGCGATCTATCGCCAGCGCTTTCCGGGCATCGATGTGCGCCTCGTCGAGCATGGCAGCGACCGGCTGGAGGAGATGCTGCGGACGGGCGAAATCGAAATGGCCGCCTCGCTTCTTCCATTTGGGGAGGATTTCGAATGGCAGGGCGTGCGGCGCGAGCCGCTGATGGCGGTCATGCCCCGAGCCCATGCGCTTGCCGGGCGCCAGACGATAAAGATCGAGGATGTGCGCGAGGAGCCGTTTATCCTTTTCGAGGCCGGTTTCGGCTTGAACCGGATCATCGGGGACGCCTGCCGCCGACATGGGTTTTCGCCCGCGGTCGCCGCACGAAGTAGCCAGATCGAGTTCATCGTCGGCCTTGCGGCGGCGGGCCTCGGCATCGCCTTCCTGCCCCAGATCATTGCGCCGCGCTCGGAGGCGGGCCATGCTGCCTCGGTGCTTCTCGACGAGCCGGAGACTGCCTGGCATATCGCCATGATCTGGCGGCGCGGCGCCTATCTGTCCCATGCGGCGCGGGCCTGGCTTGCCCTCGTCGAGGAAATGCACCCCGACCGAGGGCGCGCCGAGCCGCCGCAGAGCTGACTGGAACGACCGTACCGATGCCTCCCGCAAGCTTGCCGCAACGGCTTCAATATACTACCCAATTAATAGGAAATAGCCCAGCCCAGAGGTGTCCGCGCGGATGATTTCCCAGAAGGCCAAATACGCCCTGCGGGCGCTGCTTGCGCTCGCAGAGATGGAGAGCGATTCCATTTCCGCCGGCGAGCTTGCCAAGGGGGAGCGCATCCCGCGCAAGTTCCTGGAGCAGATTCTGATGGAATTGAAGCGTGACGGCCTGATCCAGAGCCGGCGTGGGGTGAATGGCGGCTATTTCCTGCAGCAGCCGGCCGATACGATCACGTTTGGGCAGGTTCTGCGGCTTTTCGACGGGCCGATCGCGCCGCTTCCATGCCTCAGCCGGGTGGCCTATCGCCGCTGCGCCGATTGCAAAGACGAAGGCGCATGCCGTGTGCGCCGGGTTTTCGCCCATGTCGCCAATTCCGCGCGTGCGGTTCTCGACCAGACCACGCTCGCCGATGCGATCGCCGATCCGGACAGTGTGGATCGGATTGCCGGGGTTTCGCTCGGCGCTTCCTGAGCCTTTCTGCGGTGCCCTTGTCGCGGTCGTTTCGCCTCCGTTGACATAGCCTACCAAAAAGGTAGGCTATTAATCCCTACCAGATCGGTGGGTGATGGAGGTTGGCATGCGAAGGATGCAACGATCTCTTGCGGCGGGGCTCGTCGCGCTCTGGGCGATGGCGGCACCGGCCGTCGCCGACACCACGCTCCTCAACGTTTCCTATGATCCGACGCGCGAGCTCTACGAGGCGTTCAACGCCGCCTTCGCCGCGCATTTCAAAACCGAGACCGGGGAGACCGTCTCCGTGCGCATGTCGCATGGCGGCTCCGGCAAGCAGGCGCGGGCGGTGATCGACGGGCTCAAAGCCGATGTCGTCACGCTGGCGCTCGAAGCCGATATCGACGCGATCGCCAAGACGACCGGGAAGATTCCCGCGAACTGGCGCGATCGGCTTCCCAATCACAGCGCGCCCTACACCTCGACCATCGTTTTCCTCGTCCGCAAGGGCAATCCGAAGGGGATCCACGACTGGCCGGACCTCGTGAAGGAGGGCGTGGAGGTCATCACGCCCAATCCGAAAACTTCTGGCGGCGCACGCTGGAGCTATCTCGCGGCCTGGGCCTACGCCAATGAGGCTTTTCATGGCGACGAGGAGGCGATGCGCGGCTTCATGGGCGAGCTTTTTCGGCATGTGCCGGTGCTCGACACAGGCGCACGCGGCGCCACCACCACCTTCGTGCAGCGGGGCATCGGCGACGTCCTG contains these protein-coding regions:
- a CDS encoding putative DNA modification/repair radical SAM protein; the encoded protein is MDEKLATKLGILADAAKYDVSCASSGAPKRKAGKNGLGATAPSGICHAFTPDGRCVSLLKILLTNYCLFDCAYCINRRSSNVPRARFSVEEVVRLTLEFYKRNYIEGLFLSSGIARSPDRTMEEMMRVAKTLRRVHGFRGYIHLKAIPEASPWLIEEAGRYADRLSINLELASGASLKALAPEKNDRTITEAMGQMHERILEARDERRRFSPAGQSTQVIVGADDVKDAAIIRASARLYDDYALKRVYYSAFSPIPEASLLLPAKAPPLRRENRLYQADWLMRFYGFSADEVAESGEDGMLALDVDPKLAWALKHRERFPVDVNRAEREMLLRVPGLGQRAVERILTSRRHQKLRLPDLARLTAGLKRALPFLVTPDHRPVSLIDRLDLRQRLAEPAQQMSLF
- a CDS encoding UdgX family uracil-DNA binding protein (This protein belongs to the uracil DNA glycosylase superfamily, members of which act in excision repair of DNA. However, it belongs more specifically to UdgX branch, whose founding member was found to bind uracil in DNA (where it does not belong), without cleaving it, appears to promote DNA repair by a pathway involving RecA, rather than base excision.) codes for the protein MSRVRIDMKAGADLDGFRRALRIFVRDRVAPDDVVFAAEGVQDLFGAPLAGEAPPVVLPRAVTRLIADVVCHRDHERYGLLYRLVWRILKGERGLLEVASDPLVYRLARMQQEVRRDIHHMHGFLRFRRVVTEGGVTEGETESSGIEEKERFVAYFEPVHFTLAAAAPFFAERFANMAWSILTPDGSLHWDGKKLVEGPPARRDPAAAGDGFEEGWRTYYAATFNPARANPKLMAQHMPRRYWADMPEVAAIPELVSFAPVRVREMIAREAAASPKRAPEKALQKMREGRPKSLQDLNALIAASEPLVSGAVPGATRAVLGEGPLDADIVFVGEQPGDQEDRQGRPFVGPAGQLLDRAMAEAGIDRGSVYLTNAVKHFKFEMRGKRRIHQKPTLSEVKHYRWWLMAELEFLSPRLVVTLGGTAALALSGRQVSVTKMRGRQEFPPFAGFLTVHPSYLLRLPDAEAKASAYCAFVDDLRQVREIAGERLKAA
- a CDS encoding LrgB family protein → MPSSSEILLHGLFWSALTIGTYFLAKRIYLRWRQPFLMPLAITPALLILIVVTADETYRDYIRSTGWLVSLLGPAMVAFAVPIYEQRTLIARHWPVLFVGMLAGTTTAILSGWTFASLVGLDDALRLSLLPRSVSTPFAMVVSSDIGGAPDLTAVFVVLTGVFGAILGELMLTILPVKSALARGALFGVAAHASGTAKAHEIGHEEGSVAGLVMVLVGLLNVLVAPLIAHGLPYL
- a CDS encoding CidA/LrgA family protein gives rise to the protein MTPRSLALRFRRSLHNSRLAQIAAIFVFWGIGETIVRLSGLPVPGGIIGMALVLALLISGRLSLFSMRRGAQWFLAEMILFFVPAVLAVVDHREFVGLLGLKILFVILAGTASVMAVTALTADLYYRRRLAAEDRHALFE
- a CDS encoding LysR family transcriptional regulator, translating into MEFRNLRAFVEVVRQGGFTPAAKALFATQSTISKAVRQLEDEIGLPLLDRIGHRSHLTAPGEVVYRRAVKLLAERADLARELDEIRGLKQGSLSLGLPPVASSALFAPLFAIYRQRFPGIDVRLVEHGSDRLEEMLRTGEIEMAASLLPFGEDFEWQGVRREPLMAVMPRAHALAGRQTIKIEDVREEPFILFEAGFGLNRIIGDACRRHGFSPAVAARSSQIEFIVGLAAAGLGIAFLPQIIAPRSEAGHAASVLLDEPETAWHIAMIWRRGAYLSHAARAWLALVEEMHPDRGRAEPPQS
- a CDS encoding RrF2 family transcriptional regulator: MISQKAKYALRALLALAEMESDSISAGELAKGERIPRKFLEQILMELKRDGLIQSRRGVNGGYFLQQPADTITFGQVLRLFDGPIAPLPCLSRVAYRRCADCKDEGACRVRRVFAHVANSARAVLDQTTLADAIADPDSVDRIAGVSLGAS
- a CDS encoding sulfate ABC transporter substrate-binding protein, whose translation is MQRSLAAGLVALWAMAAPAVADTTLLNVSYDPTRELYEAFNAAFAAHFKTETGETVSVRMSHGGSGKQARAVIDGLKADVVTLALEADIDAIAKTTGKIPANWRDRLPNHSAPYTSTIVFLVRKGNPKGIHDWPDLVKEGVEVITPNPKTSGGARWSYLAAWAYANEAFHGDEEAMRGFMGELFRHVPVLDTGARGATTTFVQRGIGDVLITWENEAFLALKELGPDKFEIVAPSISIKAEPPIALVDGNVDKAGTRQAAEAYLAYLYSPEGQRLVAKNFYRPAEPAFADNADMARFPDLKLVTIDDPLFGGWEKAQPAHFGNGGVFDQIYQPAR